The following proteins come from a genomic window of Geomonas sp. RF6:
- a CDS encoding 3-oxoacyl-ACP synthase III: MKYSKVYIDALGFELAPVVVSSSELEARLEPLYRTLHMAPGQLQALTGIRERRWWGEGYPLSRGAIAAGKKALRAAGVDASDIGALIYAGVCREQFEPATACRVADGLGVGGNAAIFDLSNACIGVLNGILEVANRIELGQIRAGLVVSCESAREINEITISRMLESCSMPNFATSLATLTGGSGAVAVLLTDGSFSSEKRRRLRGGVTVAAPQHHALCLWGMTPDGNGGYQQTMSTDAVNVMNFGVELGQRTWQAFLPEVGWSVEEVDRVICHQVGSAHQTSILKTLDIPLEKDFTTYEFLGNIGTVSLPITAALADEREVLAPGDKVAFLGIGSGLNCLMLGVDW; this comes from the coding sequence ATGAAATACTCAAAAGTGTATATCGACGCCCTGGGCTTCGAGCTCGCTCCGGTGGTGGTCAGCTCCTCCGAGCTGGAGGCGCGCCTGGAGCCGCTGTACCGCACCCTCCACATGGCGCCGGGGCAGTTGCAGGCACTCACCGGGATCCGCGAGCGGCGCTGGTGGGGGGAAGGGTATCCACTCTCGCGCGGCGCGATTGCGGCAGGGAAGAAGGCGCTCCGTGCAGCGGGCGTGGATGCGAGCGATATCGGCGCCCTTATCTACGCCGGGGTGTGCCGGGAGCAGTTCGAGCCAGCCACGGCGTGCCGTGTCGCCGACGGCCTCGGGGTGGGAGGAAATGCCGCCATCTTCGACCTTTCCAACGCGTGCATCGGGGTTCTGAACGGGATTCTGGAGGTGGCAAACCGCATCGAGCTCGGGCAGATCCGGGCCGGACTCGTCGTCTCCTGCGAGAGCGCCCGGGAGATCAACGAGATCACCATCTCCCGGATGCTCGAATCGTGCAGCATGCCGAATTTCGCCACCTCCCTGGCGACCCTCACCGGCGGATCCGGAGCGGTCGCCGTCCTTCTCACCGACGGCTCATTCTCCTCGGAAAAGAGGCGACGGCTGCGCGGCGGCGTGACCGTGGCGGCGCCGCAGCACCATGCGCTTTGCCTGTGGGGAATGACCCCGGACGGGAACGGCGGTTACCAGCAGACCATGAGCACCGACGCGGTGAACGTCATGAATTTCGGCGTGGAGCTCGGACAGCGTACCTGGCAGGCGTTCCTGCCGGAGGTCGGCTGGAGCGTGGAGGAGGTCGACCGCGTGATATGCCACCAGGTCGGCTCGGCGCACCAGACCTCCATCCTGAAGACGCTCGACATTCCGCTGGAGAAGGATTTCACCACCTACGAGTTCCTGGGAAACATTGGGACCGTCTCCCTCCCCATCACGGCGGCGCTCGCCGATGAGCGCGAGGTTCTTGCCCCGGGCGACAAGGTGGCGTTTCTCGGGATCGGGAGCGGGTTGAATTGCCTCATGCTCGGGGTTGACTGGTAG
- a CDS encoding polyketide synthase, protein MQQRGSVAIVGIGGIFPDAPDLDSFWENIRLAKSASREVAPGKWRVPVDSVFSDEKGAPDKVYSRRACLIDALPPSSELKGLALDPALLDGLDPLFHLLLHAGNRAFHDAVHSPVDRSRVGVIIGNLALPTESSALLARDFLGRSFQEKLLGRSTPRQSKNALNRYVAGLPAGLLAHALGLGGGSYTLDAACASSLYAIKLAVDELLSGRADAMLTGGVSRPDPLYTQMGFSQLRALSRRGICSPFDAAGDGLVVGEGAGLFLLKRTEDAVAHGDRIYGVIRGIGLSNDVGGSLLAPISEGQLRAMRGAYAQAGWQPQDVDLVECHAAGTQVGDATEFGSLQSLWNGASPAGERCVIGSVKSNIGHLLTAAGAAALTKVLLAMGKETLPPTANFSVPPAAIALQESPFQVLKSERPWQRRNSGTPRRAAVSAFGFGGINAHLLVEEYLPQESSAAVPVRSAKPCDVAIVGLDARFGSHHSLREFQERVLGGGEVKPAHPADWWGAQESAWFREEGLKEGGCRGHFVDEVTVAADEFRIAPREMEEMLPQQLLMLESAAAAMADAGLGREKKLKCGVFVGIALDLNSTNFSLRWTLPEEAQGWAEDLGLHLSAEEMKAWTANLQDTLSPPLTANRTMGALGSIVASRIAREFRMGGPSFTLSNDEGSGIRALESAVRMLQAGELDRALVGAVDLAGDVRALLGHHEIRPLSASGTARPFDEQANGSIAGEGAAALVLKRLEDAQADGDRIYAVVKGIGSAGGKVLLPGEEAYAHALERAYRDAQVDPATVSLVEAHGSGNLDEDRMEAKALARFYGGSPAARSCAVSSVKGLIGHSGAACGLTSLVRGALALYQEIIPPTPVETPVAELSGEGPLYLPRTPRYWLRNRADGPRRAGVSVFGIDGSCSHVVLEGCDEKRRELEVSAPAGRGTEALFTVTGDTEAEVVSALGRLRSFAREEAHADLTTLAAKWHRENGAKEQMKAAGLVARNREELEALLDQGERLVAAGGELDNSFCHPSLRDRVFYSARPIGRDGKVAFVFPGSGNHFPGMGLDISARWPEVFRRQDAENLYLARQFQAAKFWNGATTAELNEDHQAVIFGQVATGCVYSDLMATFGVRPEAVIGYSLGESAGLFATRTWRDRDAMLARMEHSTLFTRDLAGECRAAQRAWGAEGKEVEWSIGVVDVTVREVRRALRTTSQVYLLIVNTPEECVIGGNAKWVKHLVAMLGCRFFPLEGVTTVHCEVAQQVARAYRDLHLFPTTPPADITFYSGARGGRYDVSRDSAADSILAQAVGTIDFPRLVRAAYQDGVRHFVEMGPGGSCSRMIGRILRDQPHCARSVSLPGVDGNSALLRLLAQLVAERVPVDLEPLFADRRPAPVAVSEEKPRLLVKVATGGGAFSPELPGRASAPREARAQQAAEAVPVAAAPAVREVQQPVPLAAAAKSPAEILTPSPSVPRNEAVSVVAATSPAVAPAAPAPAPVVSSAVDLLFSGFAAAQEARMQAHAAYLSFADTLARCTEALAAGFPAAAEPAVSTAPAPQAPRECAYDRAMCLEFAIGSVSRMLGPEFAEVDSYPTRVRLPDEPLMLVDRIVSVEGEPRSMTRGKVVTEHDIHPGAWYLDGGRIPTCIAVEAGQADLFLSGYLGIDFITKGLAVYRLLDAVVTFHRELPRPGETIRYDIHIERFFRQGDTYLFRFHFEATVDGAPLLSMRDGCAGFFSEAELAAGKGIVHGAIDLRPRTGKLPADWTELVAMQQKESYSFEQLESLRKGDLAGCFGPLFAPLPLQRPLTIPSGRMQLVHRVMELVPRGGRYQLGYIRAEADIHPDDWFLTCHFVDDKVMPGTLMYECCLHTLRIFLLRMGWVSETDGCAWVPVPGVASRLCCRGQVLETTRVVAYEVNVRELGYGPEPYAIVDALMYADGRPIVEITSMSVRLSGSNREILTDLWRGKGGAAIATNVPPAEPHGFKPALYTKEQILAYSNGKPSEGFGDRYRIFDSGRKIARLPGPPFQFMDRVTSVTGEPWQMVAGAKVESQYLVPADAWYFAADRQPLMPFAVLLEAALQPCGWLAAYVGSALTSPTDISFRNLGGNAVQHRRVTPHSGILTAYATMTKVATSGGMIIQEFTLRVEDRDGVVYDGETMFGFFSKDALANQVGIRDAAHYQPSAQELERGESLPYPAAPPFPDTQLRMIDTVELFIADGGPKELGYLRGTKQVNPEEWFFKAHFYEDPVTPGSLGLESFLQLVRLAAVKRWGWQEGVNVALALGSRHRWVYRGQVVPTNGKVTVEAVITAVDDVNRIIVADGLLSVDGRPIYQMKDFAVQAG, encoded by the coding sequence GGGCTGGCGCTAGACCCGGCGCTCCTGGATGGGCTCGATCCCCTGTTCCACCTGCTCCTCCATGCCGGAAACCGCGCCTTCCACGATGCGGTCCACTCCCCCGTCGATCGCTCACGGGTCGGCGTCATCATCGGCAATCTGGCGCTCCCTACCGAGTCGTCCGCGCTCTTGGCCCGCGACTTTCTGGGGCGCTCCTTCCAGGAGAAGCTCCTCGGGCGCTCCACGCCGAGACAGAGTAAAAACGCGCTGAACCGCTACGTCGCCGGCCTTCCCGCCGGCCTCCTCGCACACGCCCTTGGGCTTGGTGGTGGGAGCTATACCCTCGACGCCGCCTGTGCATCGTCCCTCTACGCCATCAAGCTTGCGGTGGACGAGCTCCTCTCCGGGCGCGCCGATGCCATGCTCACAGGCGGCGTTTCCCGTCCCGACCCGCTCTACACCCAGATGGGCTTCTCGCAGCTGCGCGCCCTGTCGCGCCGCGGCATCTGCTCCCCCTTTGACGCGGCCGGCGACGGCCTTGTCGTGGGCGAAGGGGCAGGGCTCTTCCTCCTGAAGCGTACCGAGGACGCCGTCGCCCACGGCGACCGCATCTACGGCGTGATCCGCGGCATAGGGCTCTCCAACGACGTCGGGGGAAGCCTCCTCGCCCCCATTTCCGAGGGGCAGCTGCGGGCCATGCGCGGCGCGTACGCGCAGGCAGGGTGGCAGCCGCAGGACGTCGATCTGGTGGAGTGCCACGCAGCCGGCACCCAGGTCGGCGATGCCACCGAATTCGGCAGCCTCCAGTCCCTCTGGAACGGCGCCTCTCCGGCCGGCGAGCGCTGCGTCATCGGGTCTGTTAAGTCCAACATCGGGCATCTCCTCACCGCGGCGGGTGCCGCAGCTCTCACCAAGGTGCTTCTTGCCATGGGAAAAGAGACCCTCCCCCCCACCGCCAACTTCAGCGTCCCTCCCGCCGCCATTGCGCTTCAGGAAAGCCCCTTCCAGGTGCTCAAATCGGAGCGTCCCTGGCAGCGCCGCAACTCCGGCACGCCACGCCGCGCCGCAGTCAGCGCGTTCGGTTTCGGCGGCATAAATGCCCACTTGCTCGTCGAGGAGTACCTGCCGCAGGAAAGCTCCGCAGCTGTCCCGGTCCGCTCAGCCAAACCGTGTGACGTGGCGATCGTTGGCCTCGATGCGCGCTTCGGCTCTCACCACTCCCTCCGCGAATTCCAGGAGCGGGTGCTTGGTGGGGGCGAGGTAAAGCCGGCTCACCCCGCCGACTGGTGGGGCGCACAGGAAAGCGCCTGGTTCAGAGAAGAAGGATTGAAGGAAGGGGGCTGCCGCGGGCACTTCGTCGATGAGGTGACGGTCGCCGCCGACGAGTTCCGCATTGCCCCCCGCGAGATGGAGGAAATGCTCCCCCAGCAGCTCCTGATGCTCGAAAGTGCTGCCGCGGCGATGGCGGATGCCGGCCTCGGGCGCGAGAAGAAGCTGAAGTGCGGGGTTTTCGTCGGCATCGCCCTCGATCTCAACAGCACCAATTTCTCGCTCCGCTGGACCCTTCCGGAAGAGGCGCAGGGGTGGGCCGAGGATCTCGGACTGCACCTCTCTGCAGAGGAAATGAAGGCGTGGACGGCAAACCTGCAGGACACCCTCTCCCCTCCCCTTACCGCGAACCGGACCATGGGAGCGCTCGGCAGCATCGTCGCGAGCCGCATCGCCCGCGAATTCCGCATGGGGGGGCCGAGCTTTACCCTCTCCAACGATGAAGGCTCCGGGATCCGGGCGCTGGAGAGTGCCGTGCGCATGCTCCAGGCGGGGGAGCTCGACCGTGCCCTTGTCGGCGCCGTCGATCTTGCGGGAGACGTGCGCGCTCTCCTCGGGCACCACGAAATCCGTCCCCTCTCCGCTTCCGGCACGGCACGTCCCTTTGACGAGCAGGCCAATGGGAGCATCGCCGGTGAAGGCGCCGCGGCTCTCGTTTTGAAGAGACTGGAGGACGCGCAGGCAGACGGCGACCGCATCTATGCAGTCGTCAAGGGAATCGGCTCCGCTGGTGGAAAAGTCCTTCTCCCCGGCGAGGAGGCCTACGCCCACGCGCTCGAGCGGGCCTACCGCGACGCCCAGGTCGACCCTGCCACCGTGTCGCTGGTCGAGGCCCACGGCAGCGGAAATCTCGATGAGGACCGCATGGAGGCGAAGGCGCTGGCCCGCTTCTATGGCGGATCCCCCGCGGCGAGAAGCTGCGCCGTCAGCAGCGTCAAGGGATTGATCGGTCACAGCGGCGCCGCTTGCGGTCTCACCTCGCTGGTGCGCGGCGCCCTCGCGCTCTACCAGGAGATCATCCCCCCTACCCCTGTTGAGACCCCAGTGGCAGAGCTTTCCGGCGAGGGCCCGCTGTACCTGCCGCGCACCCCGCGCTACTGGCTCAGAAACCGCGCCGACGGCCCCCGTCGCGCCGGCGTCAGCGTCTTCGGGATCGACGGCTCCTGCAGCCACGTGGTACTCGAAGGGTGCGACGAGAAACGCCGCGAACTCGAAGTCTCCGCTCCGGCTGGGCGCGGGACGGAGGCACTCTTCACCGTCACCGGCGATACGGAGGCGGAGGTCGTCTCTGCGCTTGGAAGGCTGCGAAGCTTTGCACGGGAGGAGGCGCATGCCGACCTTACCACCCTGGCGGCGAAGTGGCACCGGGAGAACGGGGCGAAGGAGCAGATGAAGGCGGCAGGTCTCGTGGCGCGCAACCGCGAGGAGCTCGAAGCCCTTCTGGACCAGGGGGAGCGCCTCGTCGCGGCAGGGGGGGAGCTCGACAACAGCTTCTGCCACCCATCCCTGCGCGACCGTGTCTTCTACTCCGCGCGCCCTATCGGAAGGGACGGCAAGGTCGCCTTCGTCTTTCCCGGCTCCGGAAATCACTTCCCCGGCATGGGGCTCGATATCTCGGCGCGCTGGCCCGAGGTCTTCCGTCGCCAGGACGCGGAGAACCTGTACCTTGCACGTCAGTTCCAGGCGGCAAAGTTCTGGAACGGCGCCACTACGGCCGAGCTGAACGAGGACCACCAGGCGGTGATCTTTGGACAGGTCGCCACCGGGTGCGTCTACAGCGACCTTATGGCGACCTTCGGGGTGCGCCCTGAGGCGGTCATCGGCTACAGCCTCGGTGAATCTGCCGGGCTCTTCGCCACCCGTACCTGGCGTGACCGCGACGCGATGCTCGCCCGCATGGAGCATTCGACCCTCTTCACCAGAGACCTCGCCGGCGAATGCCGCGCCGCCCAGCGCGCCTGGGGGGCGGAGGGGAAAGAGGTTGAGTGGAGTATCGGTGTAGTCGACGTGACGGTGCGCGAGGTGCGCCGCGCTCTGCGCACGACCTCGCAGGTGTACCTCCTGATCGTGAACACCCCCGAGGAGTGCGTCATCGGCGGGAACGCCAAATGGGTAAAGCACCTCGTGGCGATGCTCGGCTGCCGCTTCTTCCCGCTGGAAGGGGTCACCACCGTGCACTGCGAAGTCGCGCAGCAGGTGGCACGTGCCTACCGGGATCTGCACCTCTTCCCGACAACCCCGCCAGCCGACATCACCTTTTACAGCGGTGCACGCGGAGGGCGCTACGACGTCAGCCGCGACAGTGCGGCAGATTCCATACTGGCACAGGCTGTCGGCACCATCGACTTCCCGCGGCTGGTACGCGCAGCGTACCAGGACGGCGTGCGCCACTTCGTGGAGATGGGACCGGGCGGCTCCTGCAGCAGGATGATCGGCAGGATTCTGCGCGACCAGCCGCACTGCGCCCGCTCCGTGAGCCTTCCGGGCGTTGACGGGAACTCCGCGCTTTTGCGCCTTCTCGCCCAGCTCGTTGCCGAGAGGGTGCCGGTGGATCTTGAGCCCCTCTTTGCCGACCGGCGCCCGGCACCGGTCGCCGTGAGCGAAGAGAAGCCGCGACTGCTGGTAAAGGTCGCTACCGGCGGCGGTGCGTTCTCTCCCGAGCTCCCCGGCCGCGCTTCCGCCCCTCGTGAGGCACGCGCGCAGCAGGCCGCTGAAGCTGTGCCCGTCGCTGCAGCGCCTGCCGTGCGAGAGGTTCAGCAGCCAGTTCCCCTTGCTGCAGCTGCGAAGAGTCCTGCTGAGATACTCACCCCCTCCCCTTCCGTCCCCCGCAACGAAGCGGTGAGTGTGGTCGCAGCGACGTCCCCTGCCGTGGCGCCTGCTGCACCGGCACCGGCACCGGTAGTGTCCTCTGCGGTCGATCTTCTCTTCTCCGGCTTTGCGGCTGCACAAGAGGCGCGGATGCAGGCCCATGCGGCCTATCTTTCCTTTGCGGACACCCTCGCGCGCTGCACGGAGGCGCTCGCAGCGGGATTCCCCGCCGCAGCGGAGCCGGCAGTCTCGACAGCGCCCGCGCCGCAGGCGCCTCGCGAGTGCGCCTACGACCGCGCCATGTGCCTTGAGTTCGCCATCGGCTCCGTCTCCCGTATGCTCGGCCCCGAATTTGCCGAGGTCGACAGCTACCCCACCCGGGTACGCCTCCCCGATGAGCCGCTTATGCTGGTGGACCGGATCGTCTCCGTCGAGGGAGAGCCGCGCTCCATGACGCGCGGCAAGGTCGTCACCGAGCACGACATCCACCCCGGCGCCTGGTACCTGGACGGCGGGCGCATCCCCACCTGCATCGCGGTGGAGGCGGGACAGGCTGACCTCTTCCTCTCCGGCTACCTCGGTATCGACTTCATCACCAAGGGGCTCGCGGTGTACCGCCTCCTCGACGCGGTGGTGACCTTCCACCGTGAGCTGCCGCGCCCGGGGGAGACGATCCGCTACGACATCCACATCGAGCGTTTCTTCCGCCAGGGGGACACCTACCTCTTCCGCTTTCATTTCGAGGCAACGGTGGACGGCGCCCCCCTCCTCTCCATGCGCGACGGTTGCGCCGGCTTCTTCTCGGAGGCGGAACTCGCCGCCGGTAAAGGAATCGTGCACGGCGCCATCGATCTGCGCCCGCGCACCGGGAAGCTCCCGGCGGACTGGACCGAGCTCGTGGCGATGCAGCAGAAGGAGAGCTACTCCTTCGAGCAGCTGGAGAGCCTGAGAAAAGGCGACCTCGCCGGCTGCTTCGGGCCGCTCTTCGCCCCTCTGCCGCTGCAGCGCCCCCTCACCATCCCGTCCGGACGGATGCAGCTCGTGCACCGGGTTATGGAACTGGTCCCTAGGGGGGGACGCTACCAGCTCGGCTACATTAGGGCGGAGGCTGACATTCACCCGGACGACTGGTTCCTGACCTGCCACTTCGTGGACGACAAGGTCATGCCGGGAACGCTCATGTACGAGTGCTGCCTGCACACGCTGCGTATCTTCCTGCTGCGCATGGGATGGGTCTCCGAGACGGACGGTTGCGCGTGGGTACCGGTCCCCGGCGTGGCGAGCAGGCTCTGCTGCCGCGGCCAGGTGCTGGAAACGACCCGCGTCGTCGCCTACGAGGTGAACGTGCGGGAGCTCGGCTACGGGCCGGAGCCGTACGCAATTGTCGATGCTCTCATGTACGCCGACGGCAGGCCGATCGTGGAGATCACCAGCATGTCCGTGCGCCTGAGCGGCAGCAACAGGGAGATCCTCACCGACCTCTGGCGCGGCAAAGGGGGAGCCGCCATCGCGACGAATGTCCCCCCTGCGGAACCGCACGGCTTCAAGCCTGCGCTCTACACGAAGGAGCAGATCCTCGCCTACAGCAACGGCAAGCCGAGCGAAGGATTCGGCGACCGCTACCGGATCTTCGACTCCGGCAGGAAGATCGCACGCCTCCCCGGTCCCCCGTTCCAGTTCATGGACCGAGTCACCTCCGTCACCGGCGAGCCGTGGCAGATGGTCGCCGGCGCGAAGGTGGAGAGCCAATACCTGGTCCCGGCGGATGCCTGGTACTTCGCTGCGGACCGGCAGCCTCTCATGCCCTTTGCCGTCCTTCTCGAGGCCGCCCTGCAGCCGTGCGGCTGGCTCGCCGCCTACGTCGGCTCGGCCCTGACCTCCCCCACCGACATCTCCTTCAGGAATCTCGGGGGGAACGCGGTGCAGCATCGGCGGGTGACGCCGCACTCCGGCATCCTCACCGCCTATGCGACGATGACCAAGGTCGCCACCAGCGGCGGCATGATCATTCAGGAGTTCACGCTGCGCGTGGAGGACCGCGACGGTGTGGTCTACGACGGGGAGACGATGTTCGGCTTCTTCTCGAAGGATGCCCTCGCCAACCAGGTCGGCATACGCGATGCCGCCCACTATCAGCCGTCCGCGCAGGAGCTGGAGAGGGGGGAAAGCCTCCCCTACCCCGCCGCGCCCCCCTTCCCCGACACCCAGCTGCGCATGATCGACACGGTGGAGCTCTTCATCGCTGACGGCGGCCCGAAGGAGCTGGGGTACCTGAGGGGAACGAAGCAGGTAAATCCGGAGGAGTGGTTCTTCAAGGCGCACTTCTACGAGGACCCGGTCACCCCCGGTTCGCTCGGGCTCGAATCATTCCTCCAGCTCGTGAGGCTCGCAGCGGTGAAGCGCTGGGGATGGCAGGAAGGAGTCAATGTCGCGCTTGCTCTCGGCAGCCGCCACCGCTGGGTCTACCGCGGCCAGGTCGTACCGACGAACGGAAAGGTCACGGTTGAGGCGGTCATCACCGCCGTCGATGACGTCAACAGGATCATCGTCGCCGACGGCCTCCTCTCGGTGGACGGTCGACCGATCTACCAGATGAAGGACTTCGCAGTGCAGGCAGGGTAA
- a CDS encoding fatty acid CoA ligase family protein: MTGTSRVNIAAHLPEMARLQPETPAIIFLKENRTLSFRELDRLSDRIAHALVGHGIGRGVRTVLMVTPGPDLFALTFALFKAGAVPVLIDPGIGVKHLKTCIAEAQPAAFIGIPKAHAARALFGWGKESLQSFVTVGRRIFWKGETLAELIEGTPDAPFELAPTQHDESAAILFTSGSTGCPKGAVYSHGNFAAQVEALRDIYDIKPGEIDLPTFPLFALFAPALGMTAVIPEMDFTRPGSVHPPNIIGAIQKHGVTTMFGSPALINRVGRYGAEHGIKLPTLRRVICAGAPVPAPVLERFRSLLPEEGEIFTPYGATEALPVCSIGSREILGSTRAITEAGGGVCVGKAVPGVRLEVIEISDEPINVWDDSLKVPVGQIGEIVVQGAQVTRNYFNRPDSNLASKIVDLEGGGFLHRMGDLGGRDEDGRVWFCGRKSHRVETRAGTLFTIPCEAVFNTHPMVFRTALVGIGPKGEQRPVLCVELEKGVQAERKVLEQELLAIAKEHIHTHAIETILFHPAFPVDIRHNAKIFREKLAVWAARRVR, from the coding sequence ATGACAGGAACGAGCAGAGTAAACATAGCCGCCCACCTCCCGGAGATGGCCCGCCTGCAGCCCGAGACGCCGGCCATCATCTTCCTGAAGGAAAACAGGACCCTGAGCTTCAGGGAGCTGGACCGGCTGAGCGACCGCATCGCGCACGCACTGGTCGGCCACGGCATTGGCCGCGGTGTGCGCACCGTCCTGATGGTGACACCCGGCCCCGATCTCTTCGCCCTCACCTTCGCCCTCTTCAAGGCCGGCGCCGTCCCCGTTCTCATCGATCCCGGAATCGGGGTGAAACATCTGAAGACCTGTATAGCCGAGGCCCAGCCCGCTGCCTTCATCGGCATCCCGAAGGCGCACGCGGCCCGCGCCCTCTTCGGGTGGGGGAAGGAAAGTCTGCAGTCGTTCGTCACCGTGGGGCGCCGCATCTTCTGGAAGGGTGAGACGCTCGCCGAGCTCATCGAGGGGACGCCAGACGCACCGTTCGAGCTCGCACCGACGCAGCACGACGAGAGCGCCGCTATTCTCTTTACCAGCGGCAGCACCGGGTGCCCCAAAGGGGCCGTCTACAGCCACGGCAACTTTGCCGCCCAGGTGGAGGCGCTGCGCGACATCTACGACATCAAGCCGGGCGAGATCGACCTCCCCACCTTCCCCCTCTTTGCCCTCTTCGCACCGGCGCTCGGCATGACCGCGGTGATCCCGGAGATGGACTTCACCCGTCCCGGCTCCGTCCATCCTCCCAACATCATCGGCGCGATCCAGAAGCACGGCGTCACCACCATGTTCGGCTCCCCCGCGCTGATAAACCGCGTCGGGCGCTACGGCGCGGAGCACGGCATAAAGCTCCCGACGCTGCGCCGCGTCATCTGCGCCGGCGCGCCGGTCCCCGCACCTGTGTTGGAGCGCTTCCGCTCCCTCTTGCCGGAGGAGGGAGAGATTTTCACCCCCTACGGCGCGACTGAGGCGCTTCCGGTCTGCTCCATAGGCAGCCGCGAGATCCTCGGCTCCACCCGCGCCATTACGGAGGCCGGGGGGGGCGTCTGCGTCGGGAAAGCGGTTCCGGGAGTGCGCCTCGAGGTCATCGAGATCAGCGACGAGCCGATCAACGTGTGGGACGATTCGCTGAAGGTTCCGGTCGGACAGATCGGGGAGATCGTGGTCCAAGGGGCGCAGGTCACCAGGAACTACTTCAACCGCCCGGACTCGAACCTCGCCTCCAAGATCGTCGATCTCGAGGGTGGCGGGTTCCTGCACCGCATGGGAGATCTCGGAGGGCGCGACGAGGACGGCCGCGTCTGGTTCTGCGGCCGCAAATCGCACCGGGTGGAGACGCGCGCCGGGACTCTCTTCACCATTCCGTGCGAGGCGGTCTTCAACACCCATCCGATGGTCTTTCGCACTGCTCTTGTGGGGATCGGACCGAAGGGGGAACAGCGTCCCGTCCTGTGCGTCGAACTGGAGAAAGGGGTGCAGGCGGAACGGAAGGTGCTGGAGCAGGAGCTTCTGGCCATCGCAAAGGAGCACATCCACACCCACGCCATCGAGACGATACTCTTTCACCCGGCGTTTCCGGTCGACATCCGGCACAACGCGAAGATTTTCCGCGAGAAGCTCGCGGTGTGGGCTGCGAGGAGGGTAAGGTGA
- a CDS encoding alpha/beta fold hydrolase encodes MSFDIRKYYPFTGRTLDLGGLSYHYLDEGQGHPVVMVHGNPSWSLYYRNLVLALRDQYRCIVPDHIGCGFSDKPGDDAYDYTLPRRVDDLERLIDHLGLSEPITLVLHDWGGMIGMAYAARHPEGIARIVLLNTGAFPLPKEKKFPLGLKICRDTLLGTLLVRGFNAFSVGASIVGCKKNPMPAELRAAYQYPYDSWQNRIATLRFVQDIPLKAGDRNFDLINEVAANLEKFRDLPVAIFWGELDFVFDRHFLAEWERRFPGAEVHRYPDAGHYVLEDMKEEVVPLISSFLARTDLAKVKMQP; translated from the coding sequence ATGAGCTTTGACATCAGGAAATACTACCCCTTCACCGGGCGCACCCTCGACCTTGGGGGCCTCTCCTACCACTACCTCGATGAAGGCCAGGGGCACCCTGTCGTCATGGTGCACGGCAACCCGTCCTGGTCGCTGTACTACCGCAACCTGGTCCTCGCCCTGCGCGATCAATATCGCTGCATCGTACCCGACCACATCGGCTGCGGCTTTTCCGACAAGCCCGGCGACGATGCCTACGACTACACGCTGCCGCGGCGGGTCGACGACCTGGAGCGGCTGATCGACCACCTTGGTCTCTCGGAGCCAATCACTCTCGTCCTGCACGACTGGGGTGGGATGATCGGGATGGCCTACGCCGCGCGCCACCCCGAGGGGATCGCCAGGATCGTCCTCCTCAACACCGGAGCCTTCCCCCTTCCGAAGGAGAAGAAATTCCCGCTGGGGCTCAAGATCTGCCGCGACACGCTCCTGGGAACGCTTCTGGTGCGCGGTTTCAACGCCTTCAGCGTCGGTGCATCGATCGTCGGCTGCAAGAAAAACCCCATGCCGGCCGAGCTGCGCGCGGCATACCAGTACCCGTACGATTCCTGGCAAAACCGCATCGCCACCCTGCGGTTTGTGCAGGACATCCCGCTGAAGGCGGGGGACCGCAACTTCGACCTGATAAACGAGGTGGCGGCAAATCTGGAAAAGTTCCGCGACCTGCCGGTGGCGATCTTCTGGGGAGAGCTCGACTTCGTCTTCGACCGCCACTTCCTCGCCGAGTGGGAGAGGCGCTTCCCGGGGGCCGAGGTGCACCGCTATCCGGACGCCGGGCACTATGTCCTCGAGGACATGAAGGAGGAGGTCGTTCCACTTATCTCCTCTTTCCTCGCCCGTACCGACCTGGCAAAGGTGAAGATGCAGCCATGA